From one Humulus lupulus chromosome 8, drHumLupu1.1, whole genome shotgun sequence genomic stretch:
- the LOC133796198 gene encoding uncharacterized protein LOC133796198, translating to MEYLSRLLQFGAMQPTFRFHPMCKSLKIINLCFADDLVIFCKANYGSVQIIKQMFDDFCNSSGMKANLSKSQVFFGGISAQDKTQLQEVLHLEEGSFPLKYLGIPMRPTKWKEADCGEILKKIKLHLHTWSSRHLSYAGKVQLITSVLLGLRNYWMNIFLLPQSVIKEVEKLCMWFLWGHNGSKSNFHLTAWSKVCLPKTLGGLGFGEGSIWNKAMLGKYIWAINHQQETLWVNWIHAVYLKGNNFWHYKLKTDTSLYWKKLCQLRNLFAQEDIDNASSHGKFKIGLLYARLIHQVPAKYHQFVWSRMSIPKHKFITWQAVNSKLLTRDHLLRVFMVLDSVLCPVCELVDESYNHLFFNAFFLSRWFG from the coding sequence ATGGAATACCTGTCTCGACTGCTTCAATTTGGAGCTATGCAACCTACTTTTCGGTTCCACCCAATGTGTAAAAGTCTCAAAATCATCAACTTATGTTTTGCTGATGATTTAGTGATTTTTTGCAAAGCCAACTATGGCTCTGTTCAGATTATAAAACAGATGTTTGATGATTTCTGCAATAGTTCGGGTATGAAGGCTAATCTCAGCAAGTCTCAAGTGTTTTTTGGTGGCATATCTGCTCAAGATAAGACTCAGTTACAGGAAGTTCTTCATCTTGAGGAAGGCTCTTTCCCTCTCAAATATCTGGGGATTCCTATGCGTCCTACTAAATGGAAAGAGGCTGACTGTggtgaaattttgaaaaaaattaagcTCCATCTTCACACTTGGTCTAGTAGGCATTTATCTTATGCAGGAAAGGTTCAGCTTATTACCTCTGTTCTTCTTGGGCTGCGTAACTATTGGATGAATATTTTCTTATTGCCTCAAAGTGTTATAAAAGAAGTTGAAAAGTTATGTATGTGGTTTCTTTGGGGCCACAATGGGTCTAAGAGTAACTTTCATCTCACTGCATGGTCTAAAGTTTGTTTGCCGAAAACTCTTGGAGGTTTGGGCTTTGGTGAAGGATCTATATGGAACAAGGCCATGCTTGGGAAGTATATTTGGGCAATAAACCATCAACAGGAGACTTTATGGGTTAACTGGATTCATGCGGTGTACTTAAAAGGTAATAATTTCTGGCACTACAAGCTCAAGACAGACACAAGTTTGTATTGGAAAAAACTCTGCCAATTACGAAACTTGTTTGCTCAAGAGGACATTGATAATGCGAGTAGTCATGGGAAGTTTAAAATAGGGCTGTTGTATGCTAGGCTTATTCACCAAGTTCCTGCCAAATATCATCAATTTGTTTGGAGCCGAATGAGTATTCCCAAGCATAAATTCATCACATGGCAAGCTGTTAACTCTAAGCTCTTAACAAGAGATCATCTTCTTAGAGTTTTTATGGTTCTTGACTCTGTTTTATGCCCTGTTTGTGAGCTGGTTGATGAAAGTTACAACCACTTGTTTTTTAATGCCTTTTTTCTCAGCAGGTGGTTCGGCTGA